The Streptomyces sp. DG1A-41 genomic sequence GGACAGCTCCCACGCCTTGCAGTCGTTGCGGTTGCCTGCGACTGGTCGGCCGACCGCGACGACGAGCCGGGTGTCGGCATCGATGACGACCTGGTGGTTGGTGGAGTACCGGTAGTTCTTGGACTGCTCGGCGATGGCATGGTCGCGCGTGGGAACGAGGGTGCCGTCGACGATCAGCACGGTGTCCTTGCGGAACCGCTTGCGCTGCTGGAGCGCGAGCGCGGGCCCGAGATGGTCGATGATGCGGTCGGCCGCCGACTTGGACACCCCGAACAGCGGGGCCAGTTGGCGCAGAGTCAGGTTCGTGCGCCAGTACGCGGCTACCAGGAGCACACGGTCCTCCAGTGGCAGACTCCAGGGCCGACCCTTGCGCACCGGATCTGCACCCTCACGCCGGAGCGAGGTGATCAGCTTGCCGAATTGACGCGGGCTCAGCCCGGTGAACGGGGCTATCCAGGAGGGCTCCGACGCCGTGATCACACCAGACACCGCAAGATCATCTCACCCGTGACCAGCAGTTACGGGACAGCCCTTAGGCATGGTGCGGATCGTCATGTGTGATCTGCGTTGTCACTCCGATGAACGTGTTGCCGGTCGAAGTGCCCAGAGCGCCCTTGTAGTTGTATATGGCCCACTGCATGCCGTCGAACGTGTTGTCGTACACATTCGCGCCTATGTAGTGGTTGATGCCGACGCCGAACCTGTTCGCGTTCCCAATGTCGTGGATGTTGTTCCGGTAGACGTTCAGGTTCTTCGCGGCGTTGAACGGACCGCCGCTGATGCCGATGATCAGGACACCGTCCGTGAACCTGGTTCCACTGATGTCATTGTCATGGATGTGAATGTTGTTGGCTGCCGCGTTCTGGAAGCCGCTGTACACAATGCCCGGCAGCGTACCTGTGCCGGCCGTGGATCCGCCGACGATCGTGTTGTGGTGGACGAACACGTCGGACAACGTCTCGGTGGATGAGTTGGGCTCGAGGTCGATGGGGCCGGGCATTCCGGAGCGTGAACACTTGGTAAAGGTGTTGTTGTGCACCTCGATGCGCGTACCGGCGATGATGGAAACACCGTTCCGGTTGAAGTGATCAGACGTGAACGTGTTGTTCGGCCCGATGGTGCAATTCGTGGCGGAACCGCCGATGTTCACATAGACGCCGTCGCCGATGATGTTGTTGAATTGGCAGTTCTTGACAACCACGTCGCTGAAGTTTCCGTGGATCCCCAAGCAGTGGCGGAACTGGGACCAGGTGGCTCCCTGGTTCGCCGCACGTCCGTCGAATCTGAGGTTGTCGATCGTGACGCCCGAGCCGCTCACCTTCAGGATCTCGTCGCTCTGCCCGGTCGAGGCGGTGGAGTTGTCGGGGAAGCGCAGGATCGAGCCGTTGCCTTCGACGTAGCAGTTGGCCGGAATCGACAGCGAAGTGACCGTGTACGTTCGCCCCGCCGGGAAGACGAGACGCTTGCCGGCGGCGGCATTGGCCGCCAACTGGGGTGTGGCGTAGTCCGCGACGAGGACTTTGCCGCCGTCGCTGGGAGGGCGTCGCCCTGCACTGAGAAGAGGGATTGCTATCAGCGCCAATATCGATCTACGGGAGACAGGGCTGAAACTGGAAGGCATCTCCGGCTGTGATCTCTGTGCTCGGTGCAAAGCAGGAACTCCGTGTGCATGGAACAATTTTAGCGGTCGGCGCCCGCTCGAGTGGCGCACTCTACCCTAAACTTGTCCCATTGCCAGGCTTGACATCGGAGCCTGCCCGTGAATCGATCTTTGATCTGGGCGGCGCACTGCGGGACCGTCGACTCCTTCGTTTGTCAATTTACGACGTATATTTTACCGCGTGTGCACGTCGTAACCGGGCCGGCTGCGTGAAGTGCGTCCGTCGGGGACGTCCCTTCAGTGCTTCGTCTGCGCCCCGCCGTAATAGGCCACGATCTCCGGGGCCGACATCCCGCCCTCCCGTCGGCGTCCCAGGAAGTAGTAGGCCGAGGCGTCGTCCATCGCGTACTGCGCCGGGACGAGGCGGTCGAGGACCCGCAGCCAGCACAGCAGCAGGCGCGTCACACGGCCCGCGAAGGCGGAGCGGGTCAGGCCCCGCACCAAGTGGTCGACGCTCCAGAGCAGTTGGGTGCCTGGGCCCGCGACGGGGCCGGCCGCGAGTTCTTCGAACCCTCGGAAGAGATAGCGGTGGCCGCTCGCGGTGAACCGGGTGAAGTCGTAGGGCCCGGCGTGCACCTGCTGGAGGAACGGCGTCTCCGCGTAGACGAGGCCGTCGCTCTTCAGGACCCGGTGGATCTCGGCGACGACCAGGGCCGGATCGAGCACGTGCTCGAGTACGGCCTGCACCAGCACCCCGTCGACGCTCGCCGTGGGCAGCGGGATGTGATGGGCGTCCGCGATGAACTGGGTCACCGGGCTGCCGACGAGGTCGAAGGCGATGACCTGGATGCGCGGATCGCGGTAGACCGCATCCACGCCGTTGCCCACCGTCCCGCCGCCGACGACGAGCAGCGTCGGGGCGGAACCGGGAAGAGCGCGCATCAGTACGTCGATGTTCCGGACCGCTACCCGGTTCGACGGCTTCCAGAGGCGGCGCAGCGGGCGGGGCAGCCGGGAGGCGCGGCCGAGGGAATCCTGCCGTACGCGTCCGGCGCCGTCCGCGAAGTCTTCACGGCGAACCACGCTTCGCTCGAAGTCGACGAGGACCGGCCATCGGCCGACCACCGGGAAGCCGGCCGACGCGTGGTGCGGGCACTGGGGCGACGTGCAGGAGAGGACATCGCGCGCCGCGCTCAGGGGCGACCGGCAGTGCGGGCACACCAGCAGCCGCTCGATGCGTTCCAGTCCGACCAGGGCCATTGCGCCTCCTCCGTCCGTTGAGCAGTCGGCTTGACCCGGCTTCATCCGAGGTGGAACATGTACGTATACGACGTAAATATACACATTAGGAAGGGAGTGGCGGAATGTCGGCCCCGGTTCTTGCGGCGACCACCTCTCCCGTGGGTGCCGTCCCTGATTGGCCCGCACCGCCACCGTGCGCGTCATCGGCCGACCGGTTGCCGCCGCGGCCGGTGCTGCCGCGCGTCAAGGTGCTGCATGTGATCACCCGTATGCAGGGGGGCGCCGGTGGCAACACCCTGCTGTCGGCCATGGGGATGGACCCCGGCCGGTACGAGGTGTGGATCGCGGGCGGGCCGGGCGGTGAACTGTGGGACCGGGCCCGGGCCGCGGGGGTGCGCACAGTCGAGATCCCGGAGTTCCGCCACGTTCTCACCCCGGTGGACGCCCTCGTGCTCTGGCGGCTGATCCGGCTGGTCCGCCGCGAACGGTTCACCGTCGTGCACACCCACTCCGCGAAGGGCGGCTTCCTCGGCCGGCTGGCCGCATGGCTGTGCCGTACGCCGGTGGTGGTGCACACCTTCCACGGCCTGAGCTTCCACGACCGCATGCCCCCGGTCCGGCGCAGGATCTACCACGGGCTCGAACGGGTGACGAGGCGCCTCGCCCACCGCTACCTCGCCGTCGCACCAGGCGTGGCGCGCCAGGTCGTGGAGGAGCGGCTGGCTCCTCCCGGCAGCGTCCACGTCGTGCCGTCGGCGGTGGAGCTGGCCCGCGTCCCCGACGGGTTCGAGCCGGTCGCACGGCGCGCACTCGGTGTGCCGTCCCGGGTGACGCTCATCGGCACCGTCGGGCGGATCGACGCCCAGAAGGCGCCACTGGATTTCGTGCGGATGGCCGCCACCGTCCAGGGAAGGTTCCCGGACACCGCCTTCGTCATGATCGGTGACGGGCCGCTGGCCGGGCACGTCCGGCGGCTCGCGGCGGAACTGGGCGTCGAGATCCGGCTCACCGGCCACCGCCCGGACGCCGCCGAACTGGTGGCCGGACTGGACGTCTTCGTCATCACGTCCCTCTACGAGGGCCTCGGTCGAGCCCTCACGGAGGCGCTCGCGGCGGCCCGGCCGGTCGTCGCTACAGCGGTCAACGCAGTCCCCGACCTGGTGGAGCACGGCGCCACGGGCCTGCTCGCGGAACCGGGCGACTCGGAAGCCCTCGTCCGCGCGGTCGGCTGGCTGCTCGAACACCCCCAGGAAGGCGCCGAAATGGGGCGGCAGGGACGAGACCGCGTACGGGCGGCCTTCGCACCCGAGAACATGTGCGCCCGCCTCGACGCCTGCTACCGCGACCTGCTGGGACTACCGAGGACCCGGCCGACCCACACCCGCCCACCGCCCACCGGCCTCTGACGCCTCCCGGCCCGGTGCGTACCGGCACGGGACGACACGGACGCCCTCAACCACAGCGGAGACCGCCATGCGCCTCACAGTCATCGGCACCGGATACGTCGGAGCGGTCCACGCCGCCTGCATGGCGGAGATCGGGCACGACGTCCTCGGCGTGGACGTCGACGCGGAGCGGATCGCCGCGCTCGCCGCCGGGCGGACCCCGTTCTTCGAGCCGGGACTCGGCGGGATGCTCCGGCGGACCGTGGACAGCGGCCGACTGCGGTTCACCACGTCGATGGCCGAGGCGGCCCGGTTCGCCGGTACGCACTTCGTGTGCGTCGGCACCCCGCAGCGGCCCGTATCCGGCGCCGCCGACCTGCGGCACGTCGAGAGCGCCGTGGACGGGCTGGCGCCCCACCTACCGGGCAGCGGGCACGTCCTCGTGGTCGGCAAGTCCACCGTGCCGGTCGGTACGGCGGACCGGCTCGCCCGGCGGCTGCGGGCGACCGCCCCCGACGCCGATATCGCCTGGAACCCGGAGTTCCTGCGGGAAGGGTGCGCGGTCCAGGACACCCTGCGGCCGGAACGCATCGTCGCGGGAGTGCGCACGGCGCACGCCGAGGGACGGCTCCGGGAGATCTACGCCCCGCTCCTCGCGGGCGGCATGCCGTTCATCGTCACCGACACCGCCACCGCCGAACTGGTCAAGCTGGCGTCGAACTCCTTCCTCGCCACGAAGGTCTCCTTCATCAACGCCATGGCCGAGATCTGTGATGCCACCGGTGCCGACGTCCTCACCCTTGCCGAGGCGATGGGCGCGGACTCCCGCATCGGGTCCCGCTTCCTGGCGCCCGGGCTCGGGTTCGGCGGCAGCTGCCTGCCCAAGGACATCCGGGCCTTCGCCGCCCGTGCGGAGGAACTGGGCCTGGAGGAGTCGGTGGCCTTCCTCCGGGAGGTCGACGCGATCAACACCCGGCAGCGGTGGCGCACCGTCGAGCTCGCGCAGCGGCTGGTCGGAGGGTCCTTCGCCCACCGGAACGTCGCGGTCCTCGGGGCCGCCTTCAAGCCCCGCAGCGACGACGTCCGCGACTCGCCCGCGCTCGCGGTCGCGCAGGAGGTCCGGCACCGGGGCGCACAGGTCCGCGTCCACGACCCGGAGGCGGTGGACAACGCCCGGGCGGCGTACCCCGCGCTCCAGTTCGCCCTGGATGTGACCAAGGCGTGCGAGCACGCCGACGTGGTGCTGCACCTCACCGAGTGGCCCCAGTACCGGGAGCTCGACCCGGCCGCCCTCGCCACCGCGGTGCGCACCCCGGCGATCGTCGACGCGCGCCACACCCTCGACCCGGAGACCTGGTGCGCGGCGGGCTGGACCCTGTGCGCGCCGGGCCGCCCGCGGCTCGGCTGACCGGCAGGAGGACATCATGCGTGTCGTGGTGGCAGGCGGGGGCGGTTTCCTGGGATCGCATCTGTGCGAAGCGCTGCTGAGCAGGGGCGACATCGTCCGCTGCCTGGACGACTTCTCCTCGGGCCGGGCGGCCAACATCGCCCACCTGCTGCGCATGCCCGGCTTCCACTGCACACCGTGCGACGTCACCTCCCGCTTCCGGGTCTTCGGGGACGTCGACGCCGTCGTCCACCTGGCGAGCCCCGCCTCGCCGTCCGACTACCAGCGCCACCCCCTGCGGACGCTGGCCGCGGGCAGCCGGGGCACGGAGAACCTGCTGGAGCTGGCGGTCCGCCACGGGGCACGCTTCGTCCTGGCGTCCACCAGCGAGGTCTACGGCGACCCCCAGGTGCATCCGCAGGACGAGGACTACTGG encodes the following:
- a CDS encoding transposase, which translates into the protein MSGVITASEPSWIAPFTGLSPRQFGKLITSLRREGADPVRKGRPWSLPLEDRVLLVAAYWRTNLTLRQLAPLFGVSKSAADRIIDHLGPALALQQRKRFRKDTVLIVDGTLVPTRDHAIAEQSKNYRYSTNHQVVIDADTRLVVAVGRPVAGNRNDCKAWELSGANSAVGKTTVIADGGYRGTGLVIPHRREKGQTELPDWKEEHNASHRKVRARVEHALARMKTWKILRDCRLKGDGVHHAMLGIARLHNLVLAG
- a CDS encoding UDP-glucose/GDP-mannose dehydrogenase family protein, which codes for MRLTVIGTGYVGAVHAACMAEIGHDVLGVDVDAERIAALAAGRTPFFEPGLGGMLRRTVDSGRLRFTTSMAEAARFAGTHFVCVGTPQRPVSGAADLRHVESAVDGLAPHLPGSGHVLVVGKSTVPVGTADRLARRLRATAPDADIAWNPEFLREGCAVQDTLRPERIVAGVRTAHAEGRLREIYAPLLAGGMPFIVTDTATAELVKLASNSFLATKVSFINAMAEICDATGADVLTLAEAMGADSRIGSRFLAPGLGFGGSCLPKDIRAFAARAEELGLEESVAFLREVDAINTRQRWRTVELAQRLVGGSFAHRNVAVLGAAFKPRSDDVRDSPALAVAQEVRHRGAQVRVHDPEAVDNARAAYPALQFALDVTKACEHADVVLHLTEWPQYRELDPAALATAVRTPAIVDARHTLDPETWCAAGWTLCAPGRPRLG
- a CDS encoding glycosyltransferase family 4 protein — encoded protein: MITRMQGGAGGNTLLSAMGMDPGRYEVWIAGGPGGELWDRARAAGVRTVEIPEFRHVLTPVDALVLWRLIRLVRRERFTVVHTHSAKGGFLGRLAAWLCRTPVVVHTFHGLSFHDRMPPVRRRIYHGLERVTRRLAHRYLAVAPGVARQVVEERLAPPGSVHVVPSAVELARVPDGFEPVARRALGVPSRVTLIGTVGRIDAQKAPLDFVRMAATVQGRFPDTAFVMIGDGPLAGHVRRLAAELGVEIRLTGHRPDAAELVAGLDVFVITSLYEGLGRALTEALAAARPVVATAVNAVPDLVEHGATGLLAEPGDSEALVRAVGWLLEHPQEGAEMGRQGRDRVRAAFAPENMCARLDACYRDLLGLPRTRPTHTRPPPTGL
- a CDS encoding class I SAM-dependent methyltransferase, yielding MALVGLERIERLLVCPHCRSPLSAARDVLSCTSPQCPHHASAGFPVVGRWPVLVDFERSVVRREDFADGAGRVRQDSLGRASRLPRPLRRLWKPSNRVAVRNIDVLMRALPGSAPTLLVVGGGTVGNGVDAVYRDPRIQVIAFDLVGSPVTQFIADAHHIPLPTASVDGVLVQAVLEHVLDPALVVAEIHRVLKSDGLVYAETPFLQQVHAGPYDFTRFTASGHRYLFRGFEELAAGPVAGPGTQLLWSVDHLVRGLTRSAFAGRVTRLLLCWLRVLDRLVPAQYAMDDASAYYFLGRRREGGMSAPEIVAYYGGAQTKH